The Zea mays cultivar B73 chromosome 7, Zm-B73-REFERENCE-NAM-5.0, whole genome shotgun sequence DNA segment TGACATGCGGGGCCCCCGGTCAGCGTCGACGTGGGTTAGGGGAGTTGGGCCGCGCAGTAGACCAGGTGAAATGGGCCGAGAAATGGATCCGCGGGCCCAACAGTGTTctgtccctttttcttttctttctttctattttcttatTTCTTTTCTTCCATTTTCTTACTCAAGTTCAAATTTCCAGATTCAAACAAATTTAAATTCTTACTTTAGACTTCAGATTTTACCATTATCACACTAAATTCCAATTTTAATAATATTTCTACAGTTCGCCATAATATTTCTTATTTTATTGTTATTTCCTCACGCTTTTATTCCTAAGTATATAATTCTTTTTCTAAAGCTCAAGTTCCTGTCGAAAATTAGATTTGTTTTAATTATGATTTTTGAGTTTTTTTTATGAGCAAACAAATaagctccaacatgatgcatagagtATTTTATTAATTAGTTGTTCACTTTCTGGTTATTAATATGCCTTATTATGTGGATGGCAAATCACATAATGAGACCAACTCTTATataatttttgggtattacagtaATCATAGAGTATGTGACTTGCATTCCTTGCAGAAAACCCCATTACTTGTCTTATCCTTGTTGCTAAGGTGCAGTGTGTCCGATTCAACAATACCCTACAAATAAAGTCAGTATAAGATTTAGTCTGCTACATCGACGGATTAAATTGAATAGTATGTGTTTCTTCAAACAGTAATATAGTACCTTCAAAAAGCTAAGGTAATTGGGAAGAAGGTCATAGAAGTCATTAGAGATGAAAACTCCCCTAACATACAGCTTGAGATTTGACTTGTTACTgttgtactccctccgtttctttttagttgtcgttggatagttcaattttgcactatccagcgacaactaaaacgaaacggagtgAGTAGTAACTCTCATAGAGGTCATGTGGAGCCTTCAGGGGAATAAAGAGCAAAGCTTTGAACTCGACAGTCTTCTACATCGACAGAATGAATTGAATAGTATGTGTTGCTTCAAATAGtaaagtagcaccttcaaaaggCTGAGGTAATCGACATCGTGCCGGGCGGCAGCAGCGGGCGCGACATGGGCCACCCGACTCAACCCGTGTCAACTAAAATATGGAGATCTTAGAGTGCGTTTGGTTGTAGTTACAGAATAGGATGTGATAGGACGATCACTTAGATAAGTTTGTTTGGTTCAGGATCAGAGGTTGGAATAAGACTATCCCAGTATTGTCCCTAATTGTTCCTCAAAATTAGAGTGACAGAAGAGAACGCTAGAAGATGTCCCTGTCCTTCGTGTTCCCAGTTGTCTAAAACCAAACACGTCTTAAATTACACAATATAAGGCCTCGTTTGGGAGGGCTTTAGCTCCTCTACAAACGGCTCTGATGGCTCTTTCAAAGAAGTAGCTCTTCCGCAGAAGTCGGTGATGGACTGCTTTCATCATTCATCACTAGGTGTCTGCCCGTGCATTGCAACGGGAACGTATAATACCACGATAATTTATATACAAATGTGTATTATATTGTTATAAAAAAAGTTTTGTAATGCATTTGTGATCCTTGGcacacataaattttgttattttaattatttatttcaccactacattgtaaCCATCAAGTTGTGGAGTCTCAATTTATGGTCTCTTGGGCACACATTTTCTAACATGTTAGTCATGTTACAGATGGTCTGGCGCTAAGTCACACAGCATCAAACCATCAGTAGGGTATTCCTATTTATCAGGTTCTGCAAGTTTGAGTTACCCCCTCCCTAATCACACTTATTTATGAAAGGGGTTACATTTAGCCCTCATCAGTTGCCTCCAAGAGCACAAGTGCATGATTAGACACATAAAATTCGTTGGATTCCTTTTATCAGGTTCTGCTTGTTTGCACACTTATATTGAGTTGATTCAACGACGAGAGTAACTGAAGAATACTGACAAAATTAACCGAGAAAAATAATAATTGGTGTATCTCACTCTGACATTATTTTTCTGCTCTGCTAGTACTCTTAAGTATAAAGGGAGCATCCTTCTGGACGCGACTCACATTATTCAAGGTTTCAGCCCCGAAAAAAACGTTCACATCCTTCATGTTTCATACATCTTACAACAGGGGCTGATACTGTATTCAGGTGTAGGCATCCAATATTTCAGAAACTCAAATCATAGCTCATTTGATGGGGTGCGAGGCTACTCTTTACATGTGAGCTGCAAGTATTGCTGGAAGTATGATAGGATTGGTTCAATAAGTCTTTGAACTTGAAACAGTATAAACAGAAAGCTTTGAGCAACTTCATATAATTACTTCCTCTATGTCACCATAACCAAATCACTGCACATAGCTTATTCCACAGTGACAAGATGACTGCACATAGCTTATTCCACAGTGACAAGATGAGGCCTAGTCATTGTGCTGAAAACCAGGAAGAAGCGATGCAACAAACCCTACAACAACCAGCTGGATCTCTTTCAAGACACCTTCCAGCCAATTACGTCGATTGCCTTCTATCTCTGCCTCTTGTGGATTCTCGTTACCAACTGCAGCATCTTGTTCACGGTTCTCTACAGCTTGGTCAGGGTTTGCAGGGTCTGCAAGATTTTTCCCCACAGCAGAAGTGATTATATATTAGAATAGTCGTGCATCAGCACGAGAAATATAAATTATTGGTACTTGCAGTCAAATCAAAAGGAAAAAAACAACCTGAATGTTAAAGCATGAAACACCATTCCATGAAAACAGAAATAAACATTATAGACTTTAGACAGATATAGCATATGTTTCATCCGTTGGTGCCAATCGCGGCCATTTACAATTTTATTTCATGCTGTTAGACAGTCGCCACCTCCAGCCGTCGGCGGCCACCCGCTTGCGCGCCGTCGTCCCTGGGAGGCGGCCACCATCCCAGCCAccgggcgggggcagtctacactaatgacttaatagttagtagagataatCAGGGAATAAACAAAGTTTGTTGTAATAAATATTACCATATAAGCTGCCATTTTTCTCTGGCAGTATAGCAAGCAAAAGATCAAACTTTTGCCCTCTTAGCTTGTTCCAAGCATCCTGATAGAGCCTACGAATATCAGTTTCAGCTTGTTCAGGACGAGCGGTATATATTGGAAGTCTCAAGTTATCCATGTCCTGAAACCAGAGTGGAATGGTAAACTGGGAGGCATGCAAGAAAATTCTTTGATGATAAGGAAATCAAAAGCAAACGTAAATGTATATTACCACTCCAGTAGTGCGAGACCACTTAACCAGATCAGAGCAAAATTTACCAACACCATCTGCACGCAACTCTTGACAAAAGTTAACGCAAGCCCAGTTGCCCACCCTTGCACCATCTACTACTTGCTGCACATAATAAAATAGAATGTGTAGACAAATAATAAAATTAGTAACATAAATTTACAATCACAAAAATTCCATCATTCCACTTCAGTGAACATGTAGCGAGCCTATGTAGCTACCCTAGCATAGAGAGAACAAAACTCAAGCAACCCGGTCAAGCTTCTCCTATAAATCATGATATTTACCATGGAAAGAATTTACTTATCCATAGACATAATACTATGTTTATCGCACATTGAATTGAATAAGGTTTTCAAAATGATATCTACTATTGCTACAATGTTAATGATTGTTCAGATGTTCATGGCATACCTTTTTTATCATGTTCCACTAACCATCCTTTGGACAACAGAAACTGTCAGATCTAGTGCCACGGTACTTCAGCTACATAAACAAAAAATAGAACatggttattattattattattattaaaaaaTGCatcagatttgcaaaaacaaaacaaaacggCATGACATATGGAAGAAGGATTACAGTGGGAGCTGGCAGAACTCTAGCCTAAACTGAAGTAGGACGATAATCAACCTCCATGCCAAATTCACTTGCACGCTCAGTTTTATTGTAGTCATTTTGCTCAACAATCTAAGCAAAAGGAATTTAGAGAGCTTTAAGTTTGTTTTCCAACAGTTTAATCAGATAAAACACAAAAAAATACAGAAATAGCAAGAACCTGACAAATGTTGTCCTCGCGGAGAGATGGGCGCTGGCAGGTGGAGTCCATTAGTTTAGAGACCTGTtggccttccaacttcttccggTATTGCTGTTCAGCTACTATCTTGCAAACCTGAAATCCAAATGGAAATTAAGAAACAAGAGCAGACTATAGAAGGTAAAAGAGTCCTGAAGCATAGGCTAAGGTTAGTCCAAGTTCATAGTTAGCAAACCTCCATAGGGAGGTAATTCGGCCTCTGATCACTGCCAACTTGGAGGCATGGGAGAAAATCATAGTGCATTTCCAGATGGTATGCCTCTCTGAAGTAATCTGCTACGGACTTCTGAACTCCAGCAGATGATTCAAAGCTGTTGATTTGAAGAAAAAAATATTAAAATAAACAATAACTGCAAGAAGTTGATCCCGACATTTCTGAACTGGGCAGGCTAGGATGTTCTATTGATATATTCAACATAGGAAAAAGCGTGAGGTCCTACAACTGTGAAGATGGAGGACTGTTTGTGAAGCTGGCAATCCGGTACTTCCGGCGTGTGTCTCCTCGGTGTGTGACTTCAATCCTCACACCCTTGAGGGCTTTCTTGAGCTGCAAACTCAAGCCTCATCCATCACAAGTGTGATCATGCACAATGCTCTTTGTGTGGGATCACGGCGGGCGGTAGGGGATTGCGGAGGGCGGTTGGGGATTGCGGCGGGCGGGCGTGGGGGAGGCGGGGGCCCCTATCCTTATCTAGGCAGAGGTTgcggagggcggctgccgcggCGGCGGGGATCACGGCGGGCTGTAGGGGATTGCGGAGGGCGGTTGGGGATTGCGGAGGGTGGGCGTGggggaggcgggggcagtctacaatgCTCTTTGTGTGGGAAAAATGCCTACCTTGACAAGATCCATGGAAGTAATACTTCTAAAGGTCCTGTTATCTTTGTTCAGAATCTCCATCACAAAGTCAATCAGTGGCAGGGGTCGAATGAAAGCTGATGAAGAAATGTCTGCAATGGAAAATATGCAGCCGTCAACAACTTAAAACATATAAAAAATTGAAACACAAAAGTACAGACGTTTCAATTGATCTCACTATATGCCAACCAGCCATATGAAATCAAATTGCACAGGGCTGGTCATTTCTAACATATAAGCATCACAAACGTGTTTTTTCTCAAGATATCACAGAAAACTTGGACAGTGCATACCTCACAAGGTCGATAGCAACTGAAACCAACCAGTCTCCAACCAAGCCTCACTATTTTGAAGAACTTCCCCAGGAACTGAATTATCAGTATCTGCCAAAGACGAGAGCAACTTTATAACCATGGACAGAGGTGATACCAATGGAGAGAATCTATATCGTCTGTTACCTGAAATACTGTCGTTATACCGATTATTCCCATGAACAGGTGATTCTTCGTGACCCCTTTGAAGACATTCTTTTCCTCGGGTTTTCGTGCATTGAACTCATTGAAGATCTGGCATAAAAAACACACCCAAGTTAACTCAAACCTTCGTTCCAGATCTACATGGAGTTAACACGGGCCATAAATCATCAAAATAATCTATATTTTCATAGCAAATTCACTCTGGTATGGTTCAACTTCGTACAAGCAAGACAACAGGTTAATATATGGTCAGTCAAGGGCCTAGATTCTAGGAGGTTAAAGCTGGCCACATTAAATTACTGGAACAAACCAAAATGCAAAGAAAAATAGTGAGTCACTGAAAATTGACCAAAAACAGACCAAGTGAAGCGCATATAACCAGCTTCCACATGACTTATGCCATACCTGAAATTCGACTATGGTAAAGCAATGAATAGCTTATAACGAGTCCTTACGTGAAGAAAAATATCCATGTAGTATCAATGCTACGGTACACATTAGTCCCTTTTGGGGGAAAACTACTATCAATTTATAGTCAACTTAATATTGATTCTTTTCTTTTGGGAACAATCCAATGTCAGTATGTATTTGTCTAAAAGGTGAAGCAAGATTCGTCCACTAATGTTCTGTTATGATTCTTAAATTATTGAAGAACAAATACTCCACTGGCAAAATACAAATGTGTTGAAGATGAAAGTATTTGTTACCTTCTCAGCATCAGATCGGCTTTCATTCTGCAGACGCAGAATCCTTACTCCATCAAAATCGAAAATCAGAAGAATTGCTACTTGGTAAAGGGCCTGTGTAAAATTCCAAACATATCAGAACAACAAAGAGTTTTTAACAGAATCCAATTGTATAATGAAGGAATACTAACCTGAACAAACAAGTTTCTCCACATGATATTTGTAACAAGAGGTTCCCTGCAGTAGAAAAGTATGGGTAAAAATGTTTCCAAATTCAAAAAGCATAGTATATAGGTATTGGACACAATGTTGTCAACAAGAAATTTTGGATCATTTGACATGCCTTCGACCAACAGGATTTCTCTTCATAAGGTTGTCTGTTGGAGGCTCGGTTGCTAATGCAAGAGCTCCAAGTGTGTCCATTATGAGGTTCACCCACAGAAGCTGAAAAGTGAAAGAAGTATATGATACTGATGAGAAACAGCCTGGAAATACATGTGTCTCAGGTAAAATGTTGTGTCCAGCTATTAAATGCACTCGGCTACTCCACTGTACTACTGGAGTAGTACGCTGGTAGGACAGGAGCAGGAGCGGGACCTCACACCGCACCTGGAGCTGGAGGCTGGAGGAGGAAGAAGGGGCACGCTCACTCATCACAAGTCACAGCCACACCACACATGAGCTGTGGCATTAATGGATCATCATCATCAGAGGAGGGGAAGTAAGCGGTCCGGGTCCCAGCCCTCCTCTGAAACGAACCAAACAGCCTAGACCAGGTAGGAGGAAGATGGAGATTCATGGAAAAGGGAGAAAAGGTAGCAAAGGATCGGCtcatctcctctcctctcctctgacCCTGTCCAACTGTCCCGGTCCCTGTTCATGCTAGCTCTGGCTGCGTCTGCTAGTATAGGAGAGCAAAATACAATCCAATCCAATTCTATGCAGTAAGCGCTACCTACAAGCTCACCTTCACGTACATGGGCCCAGCTCCGGACGCGGCCTCCTCCGTCGGCGCCTTGCTCCTGGAGGCGCTCGCAGCGGCGAGGGGACCTCTCCAACCACCTGCGCTCTGCACGGATCGAGAGCGCACTGCATCGGTCACCCGCCCCGGCGGGGTCCAGCGGCCTGCGAAGATATCGAGGTCCGGCGGGAATAGGGACTCGACGGCGAGGTCGGGAGGAGGAGCGCGACGCGGGGGCCTGCTGCTGCGCCGCCATCTTTGCCTCCGGCGTCACCGTTGTCGTCATGGAACCCGCGGGCTCGGTCACCTCGAGGTCGTAAGCCGCAAGGCCAGAGGCGAACCTCCGTGTGGCGGTGGCCGGTGTAGATGGCGCGATGGCTACACAAGTGCGGATGATCGAGGGAGGAGGGCGCCCCCTATCCTTATCTAGGCAGAGGTTgcggagggcggctgccgcggCGGCGGGGATCACGGCGGGCGGTAGGGGATTGCGGAGGGCGGTTGGGGATTGCGGCGGGCGGGCGTGGGGGAGGCGGGGGGGCCCTATCCTTATCTAGGCAGAGGTTgcggagggcggctgccgcggCGGCGGGGATCACGGCGGGCGGTAGGGGATTGCGGAGGGCGGTTGGGGATTGCGGAGGGCGGGCGTGggggaggcgggggcagtctacattaggctcttaatagttgtagagattAAAAAATCTGAAACCGAATAGAACACTGCTTGCTGTTACGGAAACTAAACAAAACGATCAACTGATGCACTGCATTCACCATTCAAACAATCAAACTAAAACTGAACAGATCAGTcaactaagggcctgtttggttcagctttttctgaccagctttttcgAGAATATAGCTGTAGGACGAATCTGGttgtgtagagaatctgagtatcattacgattacgtgcggagaaagataaagttgtccatggggctcaggatctataaagtgacggattactactattgcgacgactcaaccgattatatgtttatgttgattttgaatggttttacCCAAACAAATTTTGTAGAAGTTATCTGAAAAGTTGAGTGTTTGGTAGTCCGTAGCAGCTTTTGGTGACCAGAAGCtgcgaaaagccgaaacaaacatgCACTAATGCACTACATTCGATGGCGATGGGGAGAAGACGCAGGAGAGATGGCTGCTCGCTGCGCTCATACGCGGAGCCGTGCGGAGCCAAAATCTTAGGCTCCGGTGGGCTTCTGGTCTTGATCAGGAGCCGTTTTGGAGCATGGCGTTTGGGAGAGGCAGAGCTAGAGTCGCAGGAGCCCTCCCAAACGGCCACAAAATTATTGACTACCCACcagtcatgcatttatttatgaacgGAAATAATGTGCGGTGCTACTTGAAAATTTTAGTTGTAAATGATATAAATTGTGTTTTGCATGAGCCACCGGTTTACTGTAGGGGCACATCCGCACATGGCTCTCTATGCTGCTGCACACTGTGCGACTATCGACATTGACAACACCAACGTTCACCAAACTGGTTCCTTTTCAAAAACCGATCGGGATATCGATCCGATTAATCATGATAAATTGGTAGAAATTGGCTAAATTCAaaccattttttgaaatgaaacgtCGGTAAGATCGATTAATTGGTCACAAGTGATAAAACGACTGCATAGGTGCAAAAACCGAACCAtttgtttttttgcaaataaAGTACATTAAGGTCATAAAATTTGAATAAAATATGATCCAAATTTTAGCACAAGTTAAAAATATTTAAAGTTAGAAAGGAGTAAATCTCTAAAACCTAGCTATTAGAGGTCGTCGGTTTATCTCTACCTGGAACTGATTAATCACTTGAGActgattaatcggctagcaaaagCGGCTAATCAGAATACAATTTTTTTAAAACTTGTTTGATTTTTAGTCTAAAATCCGTTGCGTGTttttaaatttaatttgagtggAAAGTATTAAAATAATCTATAATATTTATAGGAAAATTGGTATACTTTTTTTTCCAAAATTTATAAAAATATCACAAATTCAAATAGCTAAACTGGTGGTATGGTCTTACCGGTCGAGACCGATTACCAATTACTCGGCCAATTATCTAGATAATCTACCGGCTTCGTGATCCTTTGACGGCATCCGCTCTCACAACGCGACACAGAGACCTCGGTTCGAGCTTCTCTccccgcgccgcgccgcgcccgcgccctccTCGCTCTTCCTCCCTCGTCCCTCCGACCTCTCACTCCCGCGTCGAACCCGCCGCGCTCTTCTCCCTACCCATCTTGACCGGTTCTGGCCGTCTTATCCCTCTCTCCCGTTTCCACGCCCAGGCCAAagccaaaaaaagaaaaaaaaacctgCAGCGCGCGCGACGCGAGCCGCGCGAGGAAGCACTCGCAGG contains these protein-coding regions:
- the LOC103632990 gene encoding calcium-transporting ATPase 5, plasma membrane-type, which encodes MDTLGALALATEPPTDNLMKRNPVGRREPLVTNIMWRNLFVQALYQVAILLIFDFDGVRILRLQNESRSDAEKVTNTFIFNTFVFCQWSICSSII